The Sediminispirochaeta smaragdinae DSM 11293 genome has a segment encoding these proteins:
- a CDS encoding tetratricopeptide repeat protein — MEERIQRAQLLIMDNRYLDALEILTEILREEPDEREALRLAGTAWMESGEAGKAVKALDYYRKRWGDDAKALEALGCSHFKLGNYGLSREILEEAERLDDRNPSIERNLGVVYHHLGEEGKSIRRLEQSNELGPDDYRTMYALAMAYMLAGRPAEAEPLLEGVLKVPTPEEFRTLARVNLKRIHKQIETRERPKTKD; from the coding sequence ATGGAAGAACGAATACAAAGAGCACAGCTGCTTATAATGGATAATCGTTACCTTGACGCGCTTGAAATCCTGACTGAAATTCTCAGGGAAGAGCCGGACGAGAGGGAAGCACTTCGGCTTGCCGGTACCGCATGGATGGAAAGCGGAGAGGCAGGGAAAGCGGTTAAGGCCCTCGATTACTATAGGAAACGGTGGGGAGATGATGCAAAGGCATTGGAGGCCCTGGGCTGTTCCCACTTCAAACTTGGAAATTATGGGCTGAGCAGAGAGATACTTGAGGAGGCTGAACGACTGGATGATCGAAATCCATCCATAGAGCGCAACCTCGGAGTCGTATATCACCACCTCGGAGAAGAGGGGAAAAGCATTCGGAGGCTTGAACAGTCAAATGAACTTGGCCCCGACGACTACCGGACCATGTATGCTCTTGCCATGGCCTACATGCTTGCCGGACGACCGGCCGAAGCGGAACCCCTGCTTGAAGGAGTGCTTAAGGTTCCGACTCCGGAAGAGTTCAGAACCCTTGCAAGGGTGAATCTTAAACGTATTCATAAACAGATTGAAACGAGGGAACGTCCAAAAACAAAGGATTAA
- a CDS encoding glycoside hydrolase family 13 protein, giving the protein MGQLHRDDNWWKEGVIYQIYPRSFFDADGDGVGDLDGIRTRLDYLRELGVSGIWISPINKSPMFDFGYDISDYREIDPVFGDIEAFRRLLDEAHRRNIGVIMDMVFNHTSVLHSWFIESRSSKDNPYRDFYVWRKPKKGGRVPNNWKASFGGSCWSFDEKSGEYYLHSFLPEQPDLNWANPRCRKAIFDELEFWLKEGVDGFRLDVINLIGKDPEFRDNPFTFGWPPRPYEMQRHLYDRNSPATGDYLRQLRRLLNRYPGSFAVGEIYLDKPVDQELAASFTGVQDQLHLAFDFSLTFSPWSARRFGSIFEGQYRAALRYGGTPCFVFSNHDVVRALSRYAPSSDREMKEAVAKLIGVMLLTQGGTPFLYMGEEIGMENAAVPRSRLADPVGIRYWPFHKGRDGERLPMQWDGGPCAGFSSNPDARPWLPLHPNYQEVNVADQQGRAGSVLSCFKALIALRSKYPALRRGGFTLIQAEEKELLVYLREADTKERFLVCVNFSSKRHQSLKVENGRWRKLFSTHASDFSEQGTQVVIEQESMLAPLEGMILISQ; this is encoded by the coding sequence ATGGGACAGCTGCACCGTGACGATAACTGGTGGAAAGAGGGCGTAATCTATCAAATCTATCCGCGAAGTTTCTTTGATGCCGACGGAGACGGGGTGGGGGATCTCGACGGGATACGCACAAGGCTTGATTATCTTCGGGAGCTTGGGGTTTCAGGGATCTGGATCAGCCCGATCAATAAAAGCCCCATGTTCGATTTCGGCTATGACATAAGCGATTATCGGGAAATCGATCCTGTATTCGGGGATATCGAGGCCTTCCGTCGGCTTTTGGACGAGGCCCACCGTCGCAACATTGGGGTGATCATGGATATGGTGTTCAACCACACCAGCGTTCTCCATTCCTGGTTCATTGAAAGCCGTTCATCAAAGGATAATCCTTATCGCGATTTTTACGTATGGCGGAAACCGAAAAAGGGCGGACGGGTGCCGAATAACTGGAAGGCCTCCTTCGGCGGCAGCTGCTGGAGTTTCGACGAGAAAAGCGGTGAGTATTATCTCCATTCCTTTTTGCCGGAACAGCCGGATCTGAACTGGGCGAATCCCCGCTGCCGGAAGGCGATTTTCGACGAGCTTGAGTTTTGGCTGAAGGAGGGCGTGGATGGTTTTCGCCTCGATGTCATCAACCTGATCGGTAAAGACCCCGAATTTCGGGACAACCCCTTTACCTTCGGCTGGCCTCCGAGGCCCTATGAGATGCAGCGCCATCTCTACGACCGCAACAGCCCCGCCACCGGGGACTATCTTCGTCAGCTTCGCAGGCTCCTTAATCGATATCCGGGAAGCTTTGCGGTAGGGGAGATCTATCTCGACAAGCCCGTTGATCAGGAACTCGCAGCATCCTTTACCGGTGTGCAGGATCAGCTTCATCTGGCCTTTGATTTCTCGCTTACCTTTTCCCCCTGGTCCGCCCGTCGTTTCGGTTCGATTTTCGAGGGACAATATCGTGCAGCCCTGCGGTACGGTGGTACTCCCTGTTTCGTTTTTTCAAATCATGATGTTGTTCGTGCGCTCAGTCGCTATGCCCCCTCTTCGGATCGGGAGATGAAGGAAGCCGTGGCGAAATTGATCGGAGTGATGTTGCTGACCCAGGGAGGCACACCCTTTCTCTACATGGGAGAGGAGATCGGAATGGAAAACGCAGCGGTTCCCCGCTCCCGCCTCGCCGATCCTGTTGGAATTCGTTACTGGCCCTTTCATAAGGGACGCGACGGAGAGCGGCTTCCCATGCAGTGGGATGGCGGCCCCTGCGCCGGTTTTTCCTCGAATCCCGATGCGAGACCATGGCTTCCTTTGCACCCCAATTATCAAGAGGTGAACGTAGCGGATCAACAAGGCAGGGCGGGATCGGTCCTATCCTGCTTTAAGGCCCTAATAGCCCTTCGTTCAAAGTATCCCGCGCTTCGGCGCGGCGGTTTCACGTTGATTCAGGCTGAGGAGAAAGAGCTTCTTGTCTACCTGCGGGAAGCCGATACGAAAGAACGTTTTCTCGTCTGCGTTAATTTTTCATCAAAAAGACATCAATCGCTGAAGGTGGAGAATGGGAGATGGCGAAAGCTTTTTTCCACCCATGCCTCAGATTTTTCGGAGCAGGGGACGCAAGTTGTTATTGAACAGGAGAGCATGCTTGCGCCTTTAGAAGGGATGATCCTTATTTCTCAGTGA
- a CDS encoding flavodoxin family protein, whose amino-acid sequence MKILGINGSPRKNGNTRTIISCMLEGVRKAGGEAEYIHLPSYHIEGCIGCEKCRKEKRCTQFFDGMQLLYPKIEKADGIILGSPTYNYNMTPWMKAFIDRLYPYFDFSQQRPGPYSSRLSGKGKKALVFGVCEQIDPKEMGYTIVAMRDAIKVVGYEIFAELAFPAHFYPGSVAKDPSSREKAESAGKAFTASFQGTIA is encoded by the coding sequence ATGAAAATTCTTGGAATCAACGGAAGTCCGCGAAAAAATGGAAATACCAGAACGATCATCTCTTGCATGCTTGAGGGTGTTCGGAAAGCAGGAGGAGAAGCTGAGTATATCCATCTGCCTTCATATCATATCGAAGGCTGTATCGGTTGCGAGAAGTGCCGAAAAGAGAAACGGTGCACTCAGTTTTTCGACGGTATGCAGCTGCTCTATCCCAAGATAGAAAAAGCGGATGGTATTATCCTGGGATCGCCGACATACAATTACAACATGACGCCTTGGATGAAGGCTTTCATCGACCGTCTTTATCCTTATTTCGATTTCTCTCAACAACGGCCGGGGCCTTACAGCTCCCGGCTCAGCGGAAAAGGTAAAAAAGCCTTGGTCTTTGGGGTATGCGAACAAATAGATCCGAAGGAGATGGGATATACCATCGTCGCCATGAGGGACGCTATTAAGGTCGTCGGCTATGAGATTTTCGCAGAGCTTGCCTTCCCAGCCCATTTTTATCCGGGATCTGTTGCCAAAGATCCATCGTCACGGGAAAAGGCGGAATCGGCCGGAAAAGCCTTTACCGCCTCGTTTCAAGGCACAATCGCATAA
- a CDS encoding FadR/GntR family transcriptional regulator has product MKDILPLPRMKISDEVTRAIEDFIVENNLETGDKLPSQAELSAKLHVGTRSIREAIRSLESRGMVETKQGKGVFVKNNNLDYFLETLMASFVFHLPEQKELFLDLTKTRRIIEVQAIYDVTQNPPPNFVSQFTRIVEELDAKAQTGEIDAYNLLDLKLHQSIINATGNKILMSLYRYLRDLLVKCFGKTGYVHGSIETSITDHHKMLEALQKHDAAQAKAVMESHIGLTLNKIEHLSLT; this is encoded by the coding sequence GTGAAAGACATTTTACCGTTACCACGCATGAAAATTTCCGATGAAGTAACTCGTGCGATTGAAGACTTTATCGTCGAGAACAATTTGGAGACGGGAGATAAATTACCTTCTCAGGCTGAACTATCGGCAAAGCTGCATGTCGGAACGCGCTCCATCAGAGAGGCCATACGCTCTCTGGAATCACGGGGTATGGTGGAAACAAAACAGGGTAAAGGTGTTTTTGTTAAAAACAACAATCTCGACTACTTTTTAGAAACCTTGATGGCGTCGTTTGTTTTTCATCTTCCCGAACAGAAAGAATTGTTTCTCGACCTCACAAAAACGCGCAGGATTATTGAAGTTCAGGCAATATACGATGTAACCCAGAATCCTCCGCCGAATTTCGTCTCACAATTTACCCGAATTGTGGAAGAACTTGATGCTAAGGCCCAAACAGGGGAGATAGATGCCTATAACCTTCTTGATTTGAAACTTCATCAATCAATCATCAATGCCACCGGCAATAAGATTCTTATGTCGCTGTACAGGTACCTGCGCGATCTGCTCGTCAAATGCTTTGGCAAGACCGGCTATGTACATGGGAGCATTGAAACAAGTATCACCGACCACCATAAAATGCTTGAGGCCCTGCAAAAGCATGATGCGGCACAGGCAAAAGCGGTTATGGAATCGCATATCGGACTCACCCTAAATAAAATCGAACATCTTTCCTTGACCTGA
- a CDS encoding dihydrodipicolinate synthase family protein has translation MRKEIVSGVYPTMVTPFKENLAIDYEALECLMNWYSEKEIDGLFSVCQSSAMFELSRRERKQLCRKTVELSRGRFPVMASGHISDSISDQVDELMDMAEAGADALVLVSNRLASPDQNDTVWLTSLEKLMAALPDTVPLGLYECPYPYKRLLSEEVLIALIATKRFQFIKDTCCSPSLIAKRAALAKGSNVKFFNANAATLLYSLRQGYAGYSGVMANFHPELYRKLCHDWESMGKSAEELQNYIGTASVIEYQSYPANAKYALMKEGIFSTEICRRSDARYTILSDSQRLEVDQFRALSADMCARFLSERGA, from the coding sequence ATGCGAAAAGAAATTGTAAGTGGTGTATATCCTACGATGGTGACGCCATTCAAAGAGAATCTTGCCATAGATTATGAAGCACTTGAGTGCCTCATGAACTGGTATAGTGAAAAGGAAATTGACGGCCTGTTTTCCGTATGTCAGTCCAGTGCGATGTTTGAATTATCGAGAAGGGAACGCAAGCAGTTGTGCAGGAAAACAGTTGAGCTATCCAGGGGAAGGTTCCCTGTCATGGCATCGGGCCATATCTCAGATAGTATTTCGGATCAGGTTGACGAATTGATGGATATGGCAGAGGCTGGTGCAGACGCACTTGTTTTGGTTTCCAATAGGCTTGCATCTCCCGACCAGAATGATACCGTCTGGCTTACGTCCCTTGAAAAGTTGATGGCGGCTCTTCCCGATACCGTTCCCCTTGGCCTCTATGAATGTCCCTATCCCTATAAACGGCTTCTCTCCGAGGAAGTCCTTATTGCCTTGATTGCGACAAAACGCTTTCAATTCATTAAAGACACCTGCTGCAGCCCCTCTCTCATAGCAAAGCGTGCTGCCTTGGCAAAGGGAAGCAACGTAAAGTTTTTCAACGCAAATGCAGCGACACTTCTCTATTCGCTCCGGCAGGGATATGCCGGATATAGCGGAGTCATGGCCAACTTTCATCCGGAACTCTACAGGAAGTTATGTCACGACTGGGAGAGCATGGGGAAAAGCGCCGAAGAACTCCAAAACTACATTGGAACCGCTTCGGTCATAGAATATCAATCCTATCCTGCCAATGCCAAGTATGCACTCATGAAAGAAGGTATTTTCTCAACTGAGATATGCAGGCGTTCTGATGCGCGATACACGATTTTGAGCGATTCACAGCGGCTTGAGGTCGATCAGTTTCGCGCACTTTCGGCGGATATGTGTGCCCGATTCCTGTCGGAGCGGGGAGCGTAA